In the genome of Balneola sp., one region contains:
- a CDS encoding N-acetyltransferase, with protein MSENELFIHSTAIVENPDGIGARTKIWHWVHIMPDARIGNDCVFGQNVFVGNDVVIGNNVRIQNNVSIYDAVILEDDVFCGPSMVFTNVINPRSHVERKDEYKKTIVRKGASIGANATIVCGNEIGEYSFIGAGTVITKPVSAFALVVGNPGKQIGWVSKSGNRLIFNNENEATCKETGERYQFKDNKVFPLSS; from the coding sequence ATGTCGGAAAACGAACTTTTTATTCACTCTACAGCTATAGTAGAGAACCCAGATGGAATAGGAGCTAGAACTAAAATTTGGCACTGGGTTCACATAATGCCTGACGCAAGAATAGGCAATGACTGTGTATTTGGGCAAAATGTATTTGTTGGTAATGATGTGGTAATTGGGAATAATGTCCGAATCCAGAATAATGTCTCTATTTACGACGCTGTAATACTAGAAGATGATGTATTTTGTGGTCCGAGTATGGTTTTTACCAATGTGATTAATCCTCGTAGTCATGTTGAGAGAAAGGATGAGTATAAAAAAACCATAGTCCGTAAAGGAGCTTCAATTGGCGCTAATGCTACTATTGTATGTGGAAATGAAATTGGAGAATACTCATTTATTGGAGCTGGAACTGTCATTACAAAACCCGTCTCTGCATTTGCATTAGTAGTTGGCAATCCCGGTAAGCAAATAGGATGGGTTTCAAAATCCGGGAATCGATTAATATTTAATAATGAGAATGAGGCTACTTGTAAAGAAACAGGTGAACGGTACCAATTTAAAGACAATAAGGTTTTTCCTTTAAGCTCATGA
- a CDS encoding HAD-IIB family hydrolase, with protein MIRLFITDLDGCVTDPFETPDWEAYSELRRLNLKSIEDHDIPPLTICTGRPMPYAEAQALMLRITVPFIFESGGGMYDVKKNELIWSPSFNKDAERHVNEIKAWSHEQILPNFEGVIPEFAKHTDIGFIHKDSSVIDKIYKQATDLITSNYESFEVHKTDVSVNIIQSGANKGKGIAMLCDYLGIELDEVAYIGDSSGDIPGLKIVGMPFSPANAIQATKNVSEVMKGQSTKAVVEAYQTIIERNKKR; from the coding sequence ATGATAAGACTATTTATAACGGATCTAGATGGCTGCGTCACCGATCCATTTGAAACCCCTGATTGGGAAGCATATTCTGAGTTACGCAGATTGAATCTGAAAAGTATAGAAGATCATGATATTCCACCTCTTACTATTTGTACAGGGCGACCAATGCCCTATGCAGAAGCTCAGGCACTAATGTTGAGGATTACTGTTCCATTTATTTTTGAAAGTGGGGGAGGGATGTATGATGTTAAGAAAAATGAGCTTATTTGGTCTCCGTCTTTTAATAAAGATGCAGAACGTCATGTTAATGAAATTAAAGCATGGTCACATGAGCAAATACTACCAAACTTTGAAGGCGTAATTCCTGAATTTGCTAAGCATACGGATATTGGATTTATCCATAAGGACTCTTCGGTTATTGACAAAATTTATAAGCAAGCAACTGACTTGATCACATCGAATTACGAAAGTTTTGAGGTTCATAAAACAGATGTCTCGGTAAATATTATTCAGTCTGGAGCTAATAAAGGGAAAGGCATAGCGATGCTTTGTGACTACCTTGGAATTGAACTTGACGAGGTCGCTTATATTGGAGATTCCTCGGGTGATATACCAGGCTTAAAAATTGTTGGGATGCCATTTTCTCCTGCTAATGCAATTCAGGCTACAAAAAATGTGTCAGAAGTAATGAAAGGGCAATCTACAAAAGCTGTTGTTGAAGCTTATCAGACGATAATAGAACGAAACAAAAAAAGGTAA
- a CDS encoding DUF4147 domain-containing protein, with translation MDNLEEQTYSLFENVISRIKASSNSEINFSFLSSPKPVWVIGAGKSSGSLLKKFLRENRRGQIIDGIIITRNEPPSLAKVQVFKGSHPYPDASTIAASYEILELTKGIPAGETVVFLLSGGASSMLCIPPENIEEEELAYTYKLLLNSGAPIKEINIVRKHLCLLKGGQLAQALHHVNLITIIESDVPGDDLETIGSAPTICDSSTFQDAFEVLKEYQLWSKIPDSVREHIRKGLAGKILDTPKPGINDHPNQEIHLVSKPSDFISEIEQYYKASGYNTRVAKQAYNDDVQIVSKHICSKAISVLSNNEPIGKPAALLFYGESTVKVKGQGKGGRNQELALMSAISIEGQHSITMLSIGTDGIDGPTDAAGAIVDSYTTLKARKMKISPEEYLQNNDSYSFHEQMGTLVKFGETGKNLADLQVVIIE, from the coding sequence TTGGATAATCTGGAAGAGCAAACATATTCTCTCTTTGAAAATGTTATTTCTCGCATAAAAGCATCCTCCAATTCTGAGATTAATTTTTCATTCTTAAGCTCTCCAAAACCTGTTTGGGTAATAGGAGCAGGTAAGTCTTCAGGCTCACTTTTAAAAAAGTTTTTAAGAGAGAATAGAAGAGGACAGATTATTGACGGGATAATCATCACTAGAAATGAACCTCCTTCTTTAGCAAAAGTGCAAGTTTTTAAAGGCTCGCATCCATACCCAGATGCTTCTACTATTGCAGCTTCTTATGAAATACTTGAACTCACAAAAGGTATCCCGGCAGGTGAGACTGTAGTATTTTTGCTTTCTGGAGGAGCTTCGTCAATGTTGTGTATTCCACCTGAGAATATTGAGGAAGAAGAGCTTGCATATACTTATAAACTCCTTCTCAATTCAGGAGCTCCAATTAAAGAGATCAACATTGTTCGTAAACACCTTTGTCTTTTAAAAGGAGGACAACTAGCCCAGGCTCTGCATCATGTTAACCTGATTACGATTATCGAATCGGATGTACCAGGTGATGATCTTGAAACTATTGGAAGTGCACCTACAATTTGTGATTCTTCAACATTTCAAGATGCCTTTGAAGTATTAAAGGAATATCAGCTTTGGAGTAAAATTCCTGATTCAGTTCGTGAACATATTAGAAAAGGCCTGGCTGGTAAAATACTGGATACTCCAAAACCAGGGATTAATGATCACCCAAATCAAGAAATTCATCTGGTATCTAAGCCATCTGATTTTATTTCTGAAATCGAGCAGTATTATAAAGCCTCAGGGTACAATACCAGGGTTGCAAAACAAGCTTATAACGACGATGTTCAAATAGTATCCAAGCATATCTGTAGTAAAGCGATTTCAGTTCTTAGCAATAATGAGCCAATAGGAAAACCAGCGGCGTTATTATTTTATGGAGAAAGTACAGTGAAAGTAAAAGGACAAGGAAAGGGAGGGAGGAATCAAGAATTGGCATTAATGTCGGCTATATCAATTGAAGGTCAACACTCTATTACAATGCTAAGTATAGGAACGGATGGAATCGATGGGCCTACGGATGCTGCTGGAGCAATTGTTGACTCGTATACAACCCTTAAAGCAAGGAAAATGAAAATATCTCCGGAAGAATATTTGCAGAATAATGATTCATATAGTTTTCATGAACAGATGGGGACACTCGTTAAATTCGGAGAAACGGGGAAAAACCTTGCGGATTTACAAGTTGTAATTATTGAATAG
- a CDS encoding cytochrome c oxidase subunit 3 family protein: protein MANHSASQPAHVQHHFVDSDQQFESAKMGMWVFLVNEILFFGGLFCAYIIFRAWYPELFTQAALELNKLWGGVNTVVLIGSSLTVAMAIRSAQKNQIRGLRINLLITIALACVFMVIKYFEYEHKLHLGIAPGSFWNPTPEILSELSHPKANIFFGIYYMMTGIHGLHVLVGIGLMIWLYIRAGKGHFNSEYYTPVEITGLYWHLVDLIWIFLFPLLYLIE from the coding sequence ATGGCGAATCATTCAGCTTCCCAACCAGCTCATGTTCAGCATCATTTTGTGGATTCGGATCAACAATTCGAATCAGCCAAAATGGGAATGTGGGTCTTTTTGGTAAACGAAATCCTCTTTTTCGGCGGGCTATTCTGCGCATATATCATATTCAGAGCCTGGTATCCTGAACTTTTTACACAAGCGGCCCTGGAGTTAAATAAACTTTGGGGAGGGGTAAACACCGTTGTTCTTATTGGTAGTTCTTTAACTGTAGCAATGGCTATCCGTTCTGCGCAAAAGAATCAAATCCGTGGATTGCGGATAAATCTATTGATTACCATTGCACTAGCGTGTGTCTTCATGGTGATCAAGTACTTTGAGTATGAGCATAAGCTACACCTAGGGATCGCTCCTGGTTCTTTCTGGAATCCTACTCCGGAAATCCTAAGTGAGCTTTCGCACCCAAAGGCCAATATCTTCTTTGGGATTTATTATATGATGACCGGTATTCACGGCCTCCACGTTCTGGTCGGTATTGGATTGATGATTTGGTTATACATCCGTGCTGGAAAAGGCCATTTCAACAGTGAATACTATACTCCGGTTGAAATCACAGGATTATACTGGCACTTAGTTGACTTGATCTGGATTTTCCTATTCCCACTACTATACTTAATTGAATGA
- a CDS encoding exosortase/archaeosortase family protein, with product MMLKSSITQFILKALGIFILWYVVYELWLLPDGRLDEWLAFNIVSVSSGIIQAMGYEIWTLHRILGIGENVGIELVDGCTGISAIGLFLGFILAYPGDWKNRISFCLLGIGVIYIVNILRIVILVITQEEWNNFFDITHDYSTTTIFYIVIFVMWMAWVKFSDGDFKSSLKLENAST from the coding sequence ATCATGCTCAAATCCTCAATAACACAATTTATTTTAAAAGCTCTAGGGATTTTCATCTTATGGTACGTAGTGTATGAGCTCTGGCTTTTACCAGATGGACGATTAGATGAATGGTTAGCATTTAATATTGTAAGTGTTAGTTCAGGAATAATCCAGGCAATGGGTTATGAAATATGGACTTTGCATAGAATTTTAGGAATTGGAGAAAATGTAGGTATTGAGTTAGTAGATGGTTGTACAGGAATTTCTGCAATTGGTCTTTTTCTTGGGTTTATTTTGGCATACCCAGGAGACTGGAAAAATAGAATCAGTTTTTGCCTATTGGGAATTGGGGTTATTTATATAGTAAATATTCTCAGAATTGTGATTTTGGTGATTACGCAGGAAGAATGGAATAATTTTTTTGATATTACCCACGATTACTCTACAACCACGATATTTTATATAGTCATTTTTGTTATGTGGATGGCTTGGGTGAAATTTAGTGATGGTGATTTCAAATCTTCTCTCAAACTAGAAAATGCCTCTACTTAA
- a CDS encoding MBL fold metallo-hydrolase: MNLSKTTLGHFELYSIETGDIKLDGGAMFGVVPKTLWSRGIPADEKNRIAMTMRCLLVKSNRSGKIYLIDNGVGDKFNEKMMEIYQIDFSEKTLLNSLKAHGFTPDDITDIIFTHLHFDHCGGTTYFDEADEIAFTFPNATYHVTKRHFETATNPNAREKASFLPDNINPLKENPNLNLVEDSHTYEPGLSTVVVNGHTLGQQLPKIEGDGKTIVFVADLLPTHVHLPLPWVMGYDMRPIETLNEKKEFLEKAISGNWNLFLEHDLETEMIRIGKENNRYLITNKLALSDL, translated from the coding sequence ATGAACCTCTCCAAAACTACCCTCGGACATTTTGAACTCTATTCCATAGAAACAGGAGATATAAAACTAGATGGAGGCGCTATGTTCGGAGTAGTTCCTAAAACACTATGGTCGAGAGGGATTCCTGCCGATGAAAAGAATCGCATAGCTATGACCATGCGATGCCTGCTTGTTAAATCTAACCGATCAGGTAAGATCTATCTCATTGATAATGGAGTAGGTGATAAGTTCAATGAAAAGATGATGGAGATTTATCAGATCGACTTTTCTGAAAAGACACTTTTGAACTCTCTAAAAGCTCATGGATTTACTCCTGATGATATTACTGATATCATTTTCACACACCTACACTTCGATCACTGTGGTGGAACAACCTATTTTGATGAAGCTGATGAAATAGCTTTTACATTCCCTAATGCCACATATCACGTAACCAAACGACATTTCGAAACTGCTACTAATCCTAATGCTCGTGAAAAGGCGAGTTTCCTTCCTGATAATATCAATCCATTGAAGGAGAACCCCAATCTGAATTTGGTGGAAGATAGTCATACCTATGAACCAGGATTAAGTACCGTCGTTGTAAATGGCCATACTCTAGGGCAACAACTTCCCAAAATAGAGGGAGATGGAAAAACCATCGTATTTGTTGCTGATTTACTCCCTACTCATGTTCATCTGCCCCTACCTTGGGTAATGGGTTATGATATGAGACCTATTGAGACCCTAAATGAAAAAAAGGAGTTTCTTGAAAAGGCTATCTCCGGGAACTGGAACCTTTTTCTGGAACATGATTTAGAAACAGAAATGATCAGAATTGGTAAAGAGAACAACAGGTATTTAATTACCAATAAACTTGCCTTATCTGATCTTTAA
- the ctaD gene encoding cytochrome c oxidase subunit I: MATAETKNMTTLQVKRFIPSENPTNTYLTDEKGVWAWMTTVDHKKIGIMYLVSVAIFFAVAGFLAIALRTELWTPAKTFIEADTYNQLFTIHGALMVFFVLIPSIPAALGNFVLPMQLGAKDVAFPRLNLASFYIYVIGAIFTFVSLTKGGFDTGWTFYTPYSSDTNSLGVIWVTLGVFILGFSSILTGTNFITTIHKLRAPGITWNRLPLNIWALYATSIIQVLATPVLAITILLLSMENILDIGIFDPAKGGDPVLYQHFFWFYSHPAVYIMIVPGFGIISEVISTFSKKTVFGYWAIALSSLAIAFIGFLVWGHHMFTSGQSAVATTVFSFLTFLVGIPTGIKIFNWIATLYKGSIDMKTPMLYVFIFLFLFSIGGFTGIMLGALSVDIHLHDTYYVVAHFHYVMMGGTLIALLAGLHYWWPKMTGKMYNETWGRIAAVLIFIGFNMTFLPQFIMGSQGMPRRYYNYIDQFQPFHQTSTIGSYILGVGFLIILVYLLHSLFAGKKAPSNPWNSRALEWQSTSPPDFHNFSHTPVVINGPYDYHKPMEEFQLGLAVSHNGHGEHHETETQETEKA, from the coding sequence ATGGCTACAGCGGAAACTAAAAATATGACTACGCTACAAGTAAAGAGGTTTATCCCTTCTGAGAATCCAACTAACACCTATCTGACTGATGAGAAAGGTGTTTGGGCATGGATGACTACAGTTGACCACAAGAAAATCGGGATTATGTACCTCGTCTCAGTAGCAATCTTCTTTGCTGTGGCAGGCTTTTTGGCTATTGCATTAAGAACTGAGCTTTGGACACCGGCAAAAACTTTTATCGAAGCAGACACCTATAACCAGCTATTTACCATTCATGGTGCATTAATGGTATTCTTTGTTTTGATCCCAAGTATCCCTGCTGCGTTGGGTAACTTTGTTCTTCCAATGCAATTAGGGGCAAAGGATGTGGCCTTCCCCAGATTAAACCTGGCTAGTTTCTACATTTATGTGATTGGGGCTATCTTCACATTTGTATCGCTTACGAAAGGCGGTTTTGATACTGGCTGGACGTTCTACACTCCGTACAGTTCTGACACTAACTCTTTAGGCGTGATTTGGGTAACCCTTGGGGTATTCATCCTGGGATTCTCTTCGATCCTGACCGGTACAAATTTCATTACTACCATTCATAAGTTAAGAGCACCAGGTATCACCTGGAATCGACTTCCTTTGAATATTTGGGCATTGTATGCCACTTCTATTATCCAGGTGTTAGCTACTCCTGTACTTGCAATAACTATCCTTCTCCTTTCTATGGAGAATATTTTAGACATTGGAATTTTTGATCCGGCTAAAGGTGGTGATCCGGTATTATACCAGCATTTCTTCTGGTTCTACTCCCACCCTGCTGTATACATTATGATCGTTCCTGGCTTTGGAATTATCTCTGAGGTTATTTCGACCTTTTCTAAGAAAACAGTATTTGGATATTGGGCGATTGCACTTTCGTCTTTGGCAATTGCATTTATTGGGTTCCTTGTTTGGGGACACCATATGTTTACCTCAGGTCAATCTGCAGTGGCAACTACCGTGTTCTCATTCCTAACCTTCCTTGTTGGTATCCCAACAGGTATTAAGATTTTCAACTGGATAGCAACCCTCTATAAAGGTTCGATTGATATGAAGACACCTATGTTGTATGTCTTCATCTTCTTGTTCTTATTCTCAATTGGTGGTTTTACCGGGATTATGCTTGGAGCGCTTTCTGTAGATATCCATTTACATGATACCTATTACGTGGTAGCTCACTTTCACTATGTAATGATGGGTGGAACATTAATTGCACTACTTGCGGGACTGCATTACTGGTGGCCAAAAATGACTGGTAAGATGTACAACGAAACATGGGGAAGAATTGCAGCAGTGCTGATCTTCATCGGCTTCAACATGACTTTCCTTCCACAGTTTATTATGGGATCTCAAGGAATGCCTAGACGTTATTATAACTACATCGATCAGTTCCAGCCATTCCATCAGACTTCAACGATTGGCTCCTATATTCTAGGAGTAGGCTTCCTGATCATTTTAGTTTACTTACTTCATTCTTTATTCGCAGGAAAGAAGGCTCCATCTAACCCATGGAATAGCCGGGCATTAGAATGGCAATCCACTTCTCCTCCGGATTTCCACAACTTCAGTCACACCCCTGTTGTAATTAATGGGCCATATGACTACCACAAACCAATGGAAGAATTCCAACTTGGACTAGCAGTTTCTCATAATGGCCATGGTGAACACCATGAGACAGAAACTCAAGAAACTGAAAAAGCTTAA
- a CDS encoding DegT/DnrJ/EryC1/StrS family aminotransferase, translated as MNIPLLDLKAQYETLRDEIELSLKKVLESQHFIMGAFVKQFEKEVAEYCESDFAFGCASGSDALLLALMAIDLKPGDYVILPPFTFFATAGAVHRLGAIPVFIDIDPLSFNLDPKKIEEFLQGKGKVYDRIKPDLKRVKAIIPVHLYGQMAEMGPIMDIAKRFDLYVIEDAAQSIGSRYKGSQAGNIGDIGCFSFFPSKNLGAYGDAGLVTTNDEVLAQKLDILRLHGARPKYHHKFVGINSRLDAIQAAILSVKLKYLDQWSETRRDKALKYNMLFNKSELVQSSDLICANDCDSLGTDCKLNSDKLILPLETTGNPENGGRHIYHQYTIRVKNRDRVVDMLKQEGIGSAIYYPVSLHIQECFSELGYQKEDCPISYCASQQSLSLPIYPELNDDQQEKVVNTIAKALH; from the coding sequence ATGAATATTCCTCTCCTAGATCTTAAGGCCCAATATGAGACGCTTAGAGATGAAATAGAGCTGTCCTTAAAAAAAGTGTTGGAATCCCAACACTTCATAATGGGAGCTTTTGTTAAGCAGTTTGAAAAAGAAGTTGCAGAGTACTGTGAATCGGATTTTGCATTTGGATGTGCATCAGGATCAGATGCGTTACTTCTCGCTTTGATGGCAATTGATCTAAAACCTGGGGACTATGTTATACTTCCACCATTCACATTCTTTGCTACAGCTGGCGCGGTACACAGGTTAGGCGCTATACCGGTTTTTATAGATATCGATCCTTTGAGTTTTAATTTGGATCCAAAAAAAATAGAAGAGTTTCTTCAAGGAAAGGGAAAAGTTTATGATCGGATAAAGCCTGACCTTAAGAGAGTAAAAGCAATAATCCCGGTGCATCTTTATGGTCAAATGGCTGAAATGGGTCCAATTATGGATATTGCCAAAAGATTTGATTTATATGTGATCGAAGATGCAGCTCAATCCATTGGTTCCAGGTACAAAGGTAGTCAGGCTGGAAATATTGGAGATATAGGATGTTTTAGTTTTTTCCCAAGTAAGAACCTGGGAGCTTATGGAGATGCCGGTTTGGTAACTACAAATGATGAAGTGCTAGCTCAAAAATTAGATATCCTACGCCTACATGGGGCACGGCCTAAATATCATCACAAGTTTGTAGGAATTAATAGTCGGTTAGATGCTATCCAGGCAGCAATACTTTCAGTTAAATTAAAATATCTTGATCAGTGGTCTGAGACTCGTCGTGATAAAGCACTAAAATACAATATGTTATTTAATAAAAGTGAGCTTGTACAATCTAGTGATCTTATTTGTGCAAATGATTGTGATTCGCTGGGTACAGATTGTAAACTAAACTCCGACAAGCTGATCCTTCCTCTTGAGACTACTGGTAATCCAGAAAACGGAGGAAGGCATATTTATCATCAGTATACTATTAGAGTAAAGAACAGAGATAGAGTAGTAGATATGTTAAAGCAAGAGGGAATTGGTTCTGCAATTTATTATCCCGTATCGCTTCATATACAAGAGTGTTTTTCAGAGTTAGGCTATCAAAAAGAAGACTGTCCGATATCATATTGTGCAAGTCAACAGAGCTTATCTCTTCCCATTTATCCAGAACTGAATGATGATCAGCAAGAAAAAGTGGTTAATACCATAGCAAAAGCTTTACATTAA
- the coxB gene encoding cytochrome c oxidase subunit II, with protein MGRLFDFMLPENKSPLTADSTDGLFHFINEVSLIFLIGITIALVYFAIKYRRKSEDDKTPVITHNNTLEITWSVIPLLIVMVIFGWGYSGWLNLKAVPDDAYEIHVTGFKWNWSVSYENGAQTLNEIHVPKGRPIKLVMQSRDVLHSFFVPDYRVKHDVVPGRYTYVWFQAEESGESVVFCTEYCGTSHSDMLAKVIVHEPEDFETWLELNGGGVQGTPVEQGQQLVELQGCQTCHSVDGSPMIGPTFKGIWGRTEQLADGSSYTVDENYIRESILYPGEKVVAGYDNVMTPYEGRLSDDEITNIIEYLKTLE; from the coding sequence ATGGGCAGACTATTCGATTTCATGCTCCCGGAAAATAAATCTCCGCTTACGGCAGATTCAACCGACGGGCTTTTTCACTTCATCAATGAAGTGAGTCTCATCTTCTTAATTGGTATAACAATAGCACTTGTTTACTTCGCCATTAAATACAGAAGAAAATCAGAAGACGACAAAACTCCTGTAATCACTCACAATAATACTCTTGAAATTACCTGGTCGGTAATCCCCCTTCTCATCGTTATGGTGATCTTTGGGTGGGGATATTCTGGTTGGTTGAATCTTAAAGCAGTACCGGATGATGCCTATGAAATTCATGTTACTGGTTTTAAGTGGAACTGGAGCGTGAGCTACGAAAATGGAGCACAAACTTTGAATGAAATCCATGTTCCAAAAGGACGTCCCATTAAGTTGGTAATGCAATCACGAGATGTATTGCACTCTTTCTTTGTTCCAGATTATAGAGTAAAGCATGATGTGGTTCCGGGACGTTATACCTACGTATGGTTCCAGGCTGAAGAGTCAGGCGAATCTGTGGTATTCTGTACTGAATATTGTGGAACCAGCCATTCCGATATGTTAGCTAAAGTAATTGTTCATGAGCCTGAAGATTTTGAAACCTGGCTGGAGCTTAATGGTGGGGGTGTTCAGGGCACACCAGTTGAGCAAGGGCAACAACTTGTTGAGCTTCAAGGGTGTCAAACCTGTCACTCTGTGGATGGCTCACCTATGATTGGCCCAACCTTTAAAGGTATTTGGGGCAGAACAGAGCAACTTGCTGATGGTAGTTCTTACACTGTTGATGAAAATTATATCAGAGAATCTATTCTTTACCCTGGAGAGAAAGTCGTTGCTGGATATGACAATGTAATGACTCCTTATGAGGGGCGTCTAAGCGACGATGAAATCACAAATATCATAGAATATCTAAAAACACTTGAGTGA
- a CDS encoding SCO family protein — MRRIALLAFYLPAVLLIPFKAEAQLNKEQPEALQGVGVDEFLGEYIPLDAKFSNSLGDSVTIGSLLSEDRPVILNPLYYECPMLCGLVIDGVLNVADDLAWQVGKEYDIISFSIDPEENHELAASYKERYVSKLNQPRAQEGWHFLTGKKSEIDKIIDAVGFKYNEVEGTGEFAHSAAIIMLSPEGKITRYLYGIQYNEFDVRNALYESADGKIGSTLEKVLMFCYQFDPNSNSYVPVAVNIMKVGGLATLIILGIFLSLFWLRERSKKVTTNIDFQ, encoded by the coding sequence ATGAGACGCATTGCACTGTTAGCATTTTATTTGCCTGCAGTGCTCCTGATTCCTTTTAAAGCTGAAGCTCAACTTAACAAAGAGCAGCCCGAAGCACTGCAAGGCGTTGGAGTAGATGAATTTTTAGGAGAATACATCCCCTTAGATGCCAAATTCTCAAATTCGCTAGGTGATAGTGTAACTATCGGCTCCCTCCTTTCTGAAGACAGACCAGTTATTCTGAATCCTCTTTACTACGAATGCCCTATGCTTTGTGGCCTGGTAATTGACGGTGTATTGAATGTGGCTGATGATCTGGCATGGCAAGTTGGAAAAGAATACGACATCATCTCTTTTAGTATCGATCCGGAAGAAAATCACGAGCTAGCCGCTTCATATAAAGAAAGATATGTATCAAAACTTAACCAGCCTCGCGCACAGGAAGGCTGGCATTTCTTAACCGGCAAGAAATCAGAAATTGATAAAATTATTGATGCTGTAGGTTTTAAATACAATGAGGTAGAGGGAACCGGGGAATTTGCACATAGTGCTGCTATCATTATGTTGAGCCCGGAAGGGAAAATCACCCGCTATCTTTATGGCATTCAATACAATGAATTTGATGTACGCAATGCACTGTATGAATCAGCCGATGGAAAGATCGGAAGTACCCTCGAAAAGGTACTTATGTTTTGCTATCAATTTGATCCAAATTCCAATAGTTATGTACCTGTAGCTGTCAATATTATGAAGGTTGGCGGCTTGGCTACACTAATAATTCTTGGTATCTTTCTCAGCCTCTTTTGGCTTCGCGAAAGATCAAAAAAAGTAACCACTAATATCGATTTCCAATAA
- a CDS encoding VWA domain-containing protein has protein sequence MIWENSLYLWLLLIIPILVLLMWTKNRSILKAQQSFFEQELFKSLRKGFWSFGAITKTVLTLSGLILLITSLAGPKIGTEVREVKRRGVDMLIALDLSASMNAEDVRPSRLEKAKFEINRLIERLKGDRVGLIVFTGEAYLQSPMTLDYSALRLFLEIVDTDQMPSSATDFQSAMETALSAFESLEENATEAAKVLLIISDGEDHGQSFEESLDELINNSISIYTLGIGSSEGTTIPLYENETGQLIGYKRDRDGKVVTTSLQRDVLREIANKGNGNYYEIERGNDGIDAFLARVDELEKGEFSSQEYADFKNQYQWLGALALLCFVISILVPSYKEET, from the coding sequence ATGATTTGGGAGAATTCACTATACCTCTGGTTACTATTAATCATACCTATTCTGGTCCTTCTTATGTGGACCAAGAATCGATCTATCCTAAAGGCTCAGCAATCTTTTTTTGAACAAGAGCTATTTAAGTCATTAAGGAAAGGGTTTTGGTCCTTTGGTGCTATTACTAAAACCGTACTAACTCTAAGTGGGCTAATTCTTCTTATTACTTCTTTGGCTGGCCCTAAAATTGGAACTGAGGTTAGAGAAGTCAAACGTCGTGGGGTAGATATGTTGATAGCGTTGGATCTCTCTGCTAGTATGAACGCTGAAGATGTCCGCCCGAGTCGATTGGAAAAAGCAAAATTCGAGATAAACCGATTGATTGAACGATTAAAAGGGGACAGGGTTGGATTAATTGTTTTTACAGGGGAAGCCTATTTACAGAGCCCTATGACCCTCGATTATTCAGCTCTTCGTTTATTTCTTGAAATTGTAGATACCGATCAAATGCCGAGTTCAGCTACTGATTTCCAGTCTGCGATGGAAACAGCCCTTTCTGCTTTTGAGTCTTTGGAAGAAAATGCCACTGAGGCAGCCAAGGTATTGCTAATCATTTCCGATGGTGAAGATCACGGTCAATCGTTTGAAGAATCGCTTGATGAGCTTATAAATAATTCAATTTCAATATATACTTTAGGAATTGGTTCTTCTGAAGGAACTACAATTCCGTTATATGAAAATGAAACAGGACAATTAATAGGGTATAAGCGAGATAGAGATGGTAAAGTAGTAACAACTTCATTGCAACGTGATGTACTGAGGGAAATCGCTAATAAGGGAAATGGAAATTATTATGAAATCGAACGAGGGAATGATGGGATTGATGCTTTCCTAGCTCGTGTAGATGAGTTAGAAAAAGGAGAGTTTTCAAGTCAGGAATATGCTGACTTCAAGAATCAATACCAGTGGTTAGGGGCACTGGCACTCTTGTGTTTTGTAATATCGATTTTGGTTCCCTCCTACAAAGAAGAGACATAA